A stretch of the Solanum dulcamara chromosome 6, daSolDulc1.2, whole genome shotgun sequence genome encodes the following:
- the LOC129892764 gene encoding uncharacterized protein LOC129892764 — MCIISDRHASIIKATSNVYDEIPYFACIWHLLQNIMKNFRKSQQKVTELFYSMAKTYTTVEFNQHMEIIEKINKRIKDYLLNIGYNKWSRVHAQVNRTWMMTSNIAESVNSRTRHAKVLTVLHLLEFMRQLVQKWNNNNRSKAIFSGFYLGKKYKKILQRNKTALEKLRVRETNEYVYTVFDGITRFTREFIVDIPVSLEFPPDESTWNIPTHVLEEVVLPPLGKRPPGRPKYKRHTQLREDGFKKSKITCSNCGQQNHNRKTCKNVRPLN, encoded by the exons ATGTGTATCATTTCGGATAGGCATGCAAGCATTATTAAGGCAACTTCAAATGTCTATGATGAAATACCTTATTTCGCGTGTATATGGCACTTGTTgcaaaatataatgaaaaacTTCAGAAAGAGTCAGCAAAAGGTAACAGAATTGTTCTACTCTATGGCAAAAACATACACCACGGTAGAGTTTAATCAACATATGGAAATTATTGAGAAGATAAACAAGAGGATTAAAGACTACTTGCTGAACATTGGATACAACAAATGGTCACGTGTTCATGCTCAGGTAAATAGGACTTGGATGATGACATCAAACATTGCAGAATCAgtcaattcaagaacaagacatGCCAAAGTTCTTACAGTCTTGCACCTCCTAGAATTCATGAGACAACTTGTTCAAAAATGGAATAACAATAACAGGTCAAAAGCAATATTTTCAGGATTTTACCTTGggaaaaagtataaaaaaattctacaaCGTAACAAAACTGCATTGGAGAAATTAAGA GTTAGGGAGACAAATGAATATGTGTATACAGTATTTGATGGTATTACACGATTCACG AGGGAATTTATTGTTGACATACCAGTTTCACTTGAATTTCCTCCAGATGAAAGCACTTGGAATATACCAACACACGTTCTTGAAGAGGTTGTACTTCCACCACTTGGAAAGAGACCTCCTGGGAGGCCAAAATATAAAAGACACACGCAATTGAGAGAAGATGgattcaaaaaatcaaaaataacatgcaGCAATTGTGGACAACAAAATCATAATAGGAAGACTTGCAAGAATGTTAGGCCTTTGAATTAA